Proteins encoded within one genomic window of Streptomyces sp. NBC_01237:
- a CDS encoding saccharopine dehydrogenase family protein, with the protein MTTANMGGPTGRILVVGGYGAVGATVTSTLTEWFPGRVIPGGRDAARARENGGVRVDVSDPEGFREVLDGLGDVAAVVLCVEPPDARVARTCLERGIHLVDIGATRRQLDAVAELHDPAVRAGATALLSVGVAPGLTNLLARRAHEAVGGAESLRLTVLLGSGERHGADAVRWTVQGLAEPATAGPERTFLPGFGARTAHPFPFSDQHTLRRTLGVPDVTTRLCLDSRPLTGMLFALRRAGLLRVARRPAAQRLLTGVFRRVHTGGDAFAVRADARHGDRHAAYGLTGRAQSRVTGLVAAFAARELMTGSLPAGVHHIEQLPSLEGVLGWLGSHGVTTRRLDGRTRR; encoded by the coding sequence ATGACTACAGCGAATATGGGCGGCCCCACCGGGCGGATCCTGGTCGTCGGTGGCTACGGAGCGGTCGGCGCGACCGTGACGTCCACGCTCACGGAATGGTTTCCCGGCCGGGTGATTCCCGGTGGGCGAGACGCGGCACGCGCACGGGAGAACGGGGGAGTCCGCGTCGACGTGTCCGATCCGGAGGGCTTCCGGGAGGTGCTGGACGGGCTCGGCGATGTCGCCGCGGTCGTGCTGTGCGTCGAACCCCCGGACGCGCGCGTCGCCCGGACATGTCTGGAGCGCGGCATCCACCTGGTCGACATCGGGGCCACCCGCCGACAGCTCGACGCGGTGGCGGAGCTGCACGATCCGGCGGTCCGCGCGGGCGCCACCGCGCTGCTCAGCGTCGGCGTCGCTCCCGGGCTGACGAATCTGCTCGCCCGACGCGCCCACGAAGCCGTCGGCGGCGCGGAGAGCCTCCGCCTGACGGTACTGCTCGGCTCCGGCGAACGGCATGGAGCCGACGCGGTGCGCTGGACCGTCCAGGGGCTGGCCGAGCCCGCCACCGCGGGCCCGGAGCGGACCTTCCTGCCGGGGTTCGGAGCCCGGACCGCCCATCCGTTCCCCTTCTCCGACCAGCACACCCTTCGGCGCACCCTCGGGGTGCCGGACGTGACCACCCGGCTCTGCCTCGACTCACGGCCGCTGACGGGGATGCTGTTCGCGCTGCGGCGCGCCGGACTGCTGCGCGTCGCGCGCCGGCCGGCCGCTCAACGGCTGCTGACCGGTGTCTTCCGCCGCGTCCACACCGGCGGTGACGCCTTCGCCGTACGCGCCGACGCCCGGCATGGTGACCGGCACGCCGCGTACGGCCTCACGGGCCGCGCACAGAGCCGCGTCACCGGCCTGGTCGCGGCCTTCGCCGCCCGCGAACTGATGACGGGTTCGCTGCCAGCCGGGGTCCATCACATCGAGCAACTACCTTCTCTGGAAGGCGTCCTGGGATGGCTGGGGTCGCACGGAGTCACGACGCGGCGCCTGGACGGGAGGACACGGCGGTGA
- a CDS encoding TetR/AcrR family transcriptional regulator, which yields MTAPMTRAEKTRRTRLRMLDAAARLFVERGWAGATVEDIARAAEVGTQTVYFTFRNKRVLLKEVLDSVIAGDADQVATLDRPWARRVIGEPAPAVQLTLQAAGARLILERAAPVLDVVRGAAASDPELAELWRINQEQRHTVQLRFARALTEKTGGSLRDGHDAASAADIALTVLGPETYGLLVTGRGWLPSRWEKWAADALVRQLLP from the coding sequence GTGACCGCCCCCATGACCCGCGCGGAGAAGACCCGCCGCACTCGCCTGCGGATGCTCGACGCGGCCGCCCGCCTCTTCGTCGAGCGCGGCTGGGCCGGCGCGACCGTGGAGGACATCGCCCGCGCCGCCGAAGTCGGCACGCAGACCGTGTACTTCACCTTCCGCAACAAACGCGTCCTGCTCAAGGAAGTCCTGGACAGCGTGATCGCCGGCGACGCGGACCAGGTGGCGACCCTGGACCGCCCCTGGGCCCGCCGGGTCATCGGGGAACCGGCCCCGGCCGTCCAGCTCACCCTCCAGGCCGCCGGAGCCCGCCTGATCCTGGAACGCGCCGCACCGGTCCTGGACGTCGTACGCGGCGCGGCGGCCTCGGATCCGGAGCTGGCCGAGCTGTGGCGGATCAACCAGGAGCAGCGGCACACCGTCCAGCTGCGCTTCGCCCGGGCACTGACGGAGAAGACCGGCGGATCGCTGCGGGACGGTCACGACGCCGCGTCGGCCGCCGACATCGCGCTCACGGTCCTCGGCCCGGAGACCTACGGCCTGCTGGTCACCGGCCGCGGCTGGCTTCCGTCG
- a CDS encoding MupA/Atu3671 family FMN-dependent luciferase-like monooxygenase, with product MFRRAGGAGTNAADHRQQVDHWRTVVDFSLFCFAHDGADGTRQMPYNLLLEGARFADRHGFAAVWTPERHLHPFGGIHPNPALTGAAVAAVTDRVEIRAGSVVGPLRDPIRIAEEWAVVDNLSEGRTALSFGPGWPGPDFVLPPEDYSQRREALLRTIDAVRRLWRQETFELADGTAQPAAKRIHPAPVRPEVPVWLMSAGSTETCRTAGRLGAGLLTHLLCQNLEELAEKISIYRESYTGTEAPRVALMLPTFLGQDRETVRETVRVPFLRTKAGLLLQAPGDLLPGMDPDNLDPEDLDFVVEQAFDRYFETGGLFGHVEDAARMLDRVAEIGVDEVACMIDLDVEAGSVLAGLDRLATLKDTWQTSRAAAG from the coding sequence TTGTTCCGCCGCGCCGGAGGCGCCGGAACCAATGCGGCAGATCACCGGCAACAGGTCGATCACTGGAGGACAGTCGTGGATTTCAGTCTTTTCTGCTTCGCTCACGACGGAGCCGACGGAACCCGGCAGATGCCTTACAACCTCCTACTGGAAGGAGCACGTTTCGCGGACCGGCATGGGTTCGCGGCGGTGTGGACCCCGGAACGGCACCTGCACCCGTTCGGCGGGATCCATCCCAATCCCGCTCTGACGGGCGCGGCGGTCGCGGCCGTCACGGACCGGGTGGAGATCAGGGCGGGGAGTGTCGTCGGCCCGCTTCGTGACCCGATCAGGATCGCGGAGGAGTGGGCGGTGGTCGACAACCTCTCCGAGGGCCGCACAGCGCTGTCCTTCGGACCCGGCTGGCCCGGCCCCGATTTCGTCCTGCCGCCGGAGGACTATTCCCAGCGCCGGGAAGCTCTCCTGCGAACGATCGATGCCGTGCGACGGCTGTGGCGCCAGGAGACCTTCGAACTGGCGGACGGCACCGCCCAACCGGCGGCCAAGCGCATTCACCCAGCCCCGGTGCGGCCCGAAGTGCCGGTCTGGCTCATGAGTGCGGGCAGCACCGAGACCTGCCGGACAGCCGGCCGGCTCGGCGCCGGGCTTCTCACCCACCTGCTCTGCCAGAATCTGGAGGAACTCGCCGAGAAGATCAGCATCTATCGCGAGTCATATACGGGGACCGAAGCGCCACGGGTAGCGCTCATGCTCCCCACCTTCCTCGGACAGGACCGCGAGACGGTACGGGAGACCGTCCGTGTCCCGTTCCTGCGCACCAAGGCGGGGTTGCTCCTGCAGGCACCGGGGGACCTCCTCCCGGGGATGGATCCGGACAACCTCGACCCGGAAGACCTGGACTTCGTCGTCGAGCAGGCTTTCGATCGCTATTTCGAGACCGGCGGGCTGTTCGGCCACGTGGAAGATGCCGCGCGGATGCTGGACAGGGTCGCCGAGATCGGCGTCGACGAGGTGGCGTGCATGATCGACCTCGATGTGGAGGCCGGCTCCGTGCTTGCCGGCCTCGACCGGCTGGCTACGCTCAAGGACACGTGGCAGACCTCGCGGGCAGCCGCCGGGTAG
- a CDS encoding aminoglycoside phosphotransferase family protein: protein MTETETEITAGLVRDLLLDQHPDLAGLPLREVEGGWGNQMWRLGDELAVRIQRMDTDPDHQLKERRWLPLLAPRLPLPIPVPVRSGAPSERFPKIWTVMTWVPGLPLDHGTITRGEHAADTLAAFLRALHVAVPADAGVDTGRGVHPKEYKDSFDQFFDSVDAATIGSDAAEVRAVWDDAVAAPAWEGPSVWVHGDLHPANVVVADGTLAGVVDFGDLSVGDPAADLAAAWVLLPAGAAERFFAAYGEADEATVRRARGLAAMKSLFLMLMGQNGDRGLPGGKPAWGPAGRAALDRVLRGR from the coding sequence ATGACTGAGACCGAGACCGAGATCACCGCGGGTCTTGTCCGCGACCTGCTGCTGGACCAGCATCCGGACCTGGCCGGGTTGCCCCTCCGCGAGGTGGAGGGCGGCTGGGGCAACCAGATGTGGCGCCTCGGGGACGAGCTGGCCGTGCGGATCCAGCGCATGGACACCGACCCCGATCACCAGCTCAAGGAGCGCCGGTGGCTGCCGCTGCTCGCCCCACGCCTGCCGTTGCCCATCCCCGTCCCGGTGCGCAGCGGTGCGCCCTCCGAACGGTTCCCCAAGATCTGGACGGTCATGACGTGGGTGCCGGGCCTGCCGCTGGACCACGGGACGATCACCCGCGGCGAGCACGCGGCCGACACTCTGGCAGCGTTCCTCCGGGCGCTGCATGTCGCTGTGCCCGCCGACGCGGGGGTTGATACCGGCCGCGGGGTGCACCCCAAGGAGTACAAGGACAGCTTCGACCAGTTCTTCGACTCCGTCGACGCCGCCACGATCGGCTCCGACGCCGCCGAGGTCAGGGCCGTCTGGGACGACGCCGTCGCGGCCCCGGCATGGGAGGGTCCGTCGGTGTGGGTGCACGGCGACCTGCATCCCGCGAACGTCGTCGTCGCGGACGGGACGCTGGCGGGCGTCGTCGACTTCGGCGACCTGTCCGTCGGCGACCCGGCAGCGGACCTGGCGGCTGCCTGGGTGCTGCTGCCGGCGGGTGCGGCGGAACGCTTCTTCGCCGCGTACGGGGAGGCCGACGAGGCGACGGTCCGGCGTGCCCGCGGACTGGCCGCGATGAAGAGCCTCTTCCTGATGCTGATGGGCCAGAACGGGGACCGCGGCCTGCCCGGCGGCAAGCCGGCGTGGGGTCCGGCGGGGCGGGCGGCGCTCGACCGGGTCCTGAGGGGGCGTTGA